A single window of Solanum dulcamara chromosome 5, daSolDulc1.2, whole genome shotgun sequence DNA harbors:
- the LOC129890068 gene encoding puromycin-sensitive aminopeptidase isoform X4: MEAPKEIFLKDYKQPDYYFDTLDLKFTLDEESTIVASKIAVNPRVEGQSSPLVLDGRDLKLQSVKINGNPLKEEDFHVDSRYLTLKSPPSSKFTLEIVTEIYPQKNTSLEGLYKSSGNFCTQCEAEGFRKITFYQDRPDIMAKYTCRIEADKSLYPVLLSNGNLIEQGDLEGGKHFTVWEDPFKKPSYLFALVAGQLESRDDTFTTCSGRKVSLRIWTPAQDLPKTEHAMYSLKAAMKWDEDVFGREYDLDLFNIVAVPDFNMGAMENKSLNIFNSRLVLASPETATDADYAAILGVIGHEYFHNWTGNRVTCRDWFQLSLKEGLTVFRDQEFSSDLGSRPVKRIADVSKLRMYQFPQDAGPMAHPVRPHSYIKMDNFYTVTVYEKGAEVVRMYKTLLGSQGFRKGTDLYFKRHDGQAVTCEDFFAAMRDANNADFANFLLWYSQAGTPVVKVTTNYNAEGRTFSLKFSQEVPPTPGQPAKEPMFIPVVVGLLDSSGKDMPLSSIHHDGKLESFASSGQNVYSTVLRVTKKEEEFVFNDVSERPTPSILRGFSAPIRLESDLTDSDLLFLLAHDSDEFNRWEAGQVLARKLMLSLVADFQQNKALVLNPQFLQGIKSILTDSSLDKEFIAKAITLPGIGEIMDMMTVADPDAVHAVRTFIRKQLASELKQEFLITAENNRSSGAYEFDHNNMARRALKNIALAYLGLLEDPEITELLLNEYKNATNMTDQFAALVAIDQQPAIREEILADFYNKWQHDYLVVNKWLALQAMSDMPGNVENVKKLLNHTAFDLRNPNKVYSLIGGFCGSPVNFHSKDGSGYKFLGELVVQLDKINPQVASRMVSAFSRWKRYDETRQSLAKEQLEMILSADGLSENVFEIASKSLAA; encoded by the exons atgGAAGCACCAAAGGAAATCTTTCTAAAGGATTACAAACAACCTGATTACTATTTTGACACG CTGGATCTGAAATTCACACTGGATGAGGAAAGTACTATTGTTGCCTCCAAGATTGCTGTCAACCCCAGAGTTGAAG GTCAGTCTTCCCCACTTGTCCTTGATGGGCGAGATCTGAAGTTGCAATCAGTAAAGATCAATGGCAATCCGCTGAAG GAGGAAGATTTCCACGTGGACTCGCGCTACCTGACACTGAAATCCCCTCCAAGTAGCAAATTCACCTTGGAGATTGTGACAGAGATATATCCTCAGAAGAACACATCCTTAGAG GGGCTTTACAAGTCATCAGGGAATTTTTGTACCCAATGTGAGGCTGAGGGTTTCCGTAAAATTACATTCTATCAG GATCGCCCTGACATTATGGCAAAATACACTTGTCGCATAGAGGCAGACAAATCCTTGTACCCTGTATTGTTGTCAAATGGAAACCTTATAGAGCAAGGCGATCTTGAG GGGGGAAAGCATTTTACTGTTTGGGAGGATCCTTTCAAGAAGCCCAGTTATCTTTTTGCATTGGTTGCTGGTCAGTTGGAGAGCAGAGATGACACATTTACAACCTGTTCAGGCCGTAAGGTCTCCCTTAGAATCTGGACCCCTGCACAAGATCTGCCCAAGACGGAACATGCCATGTATTCTCTCAAGGCAGCTATGAAGTGGGATGAAGAT GTTTTCGGGCGGGAGTATGACCTGGATCTTTTTAACATTGTTGCTGTTCCTGATTTTAACAT GGGAGCGATGGAAAACAAGAGCTTGAAT ATATTCAATTCCAGGCTTGTCCTGGCATCCCCAGAAACTGCAACAGATGCTGATTATGCGGCAATATTGGGTGTGATTGGTCATGAG TACTTCCACAATTGGACAGGCAACAG AGTTACATGTCGTGACTGGTTCCAGCTCAGTCTAAAGGAAGGACTTACTGTTTTCCGTGATCAG GAGTTTTCGTCTGATTTGGGAAGCCGTCCTGTGAAAAGAATTGCTGATGTTTCAAAGCTTCGAATGTATCAGTTCCCGCAG GATGCTGGTCCAATGGCTCATCCCGTTCGGCCTCATTCTTATATAAAG ATGGATAACTTCTACACAG TCACG GTATATGAGAAG GGGGCTGAAGTAGTCAGGATGTACAAAACCTTGTTAGGGAGCCAAGGATTCAGAAAA GGCACAGATTTATATTTCAAGAGGCATGATGGTCAAGCAGTAACATGTGAAGACTTTTTTGCTGCCATGCGAGATGCCAACAATGCAGATTTTGCTAATTTCTTGTTATG GTACTCACAAGCTGGGACACCTGTAGTGAAGGTTACAACAAATTATAATGCTGAAGGGCGCACTTTCTCCCTCAAGTTTAG TCAAGAGGTGCCTCCAACCCCCGGCCAGCCTGCAAAAGAACCTATGTTTATTCCTGTTGTTGTAGGTCTTCTAGATTCAAGTGGCAAGGACATGCCTCTATCCTCCATTCATCATGATGGGAAATTGGAGAGTTTTGCGAGCAGTGGTCAAAATGTATACAGTACAGTTCTCCGCGTAACGAAG AAGGAGGAGGAATTTGTGTTCAATGACGTATCTGAGAGACCAACGCCATCTATATTACGAGGCTTCAGTGCTCCCATCAGGCTTGAGTCTGATCTCACTGATAGTGATCTACTTTTCCTCCTTGCTCATGATTCTGATGAGTTTAACCG GTGGGAGGCGGGACAAGTGTTGGCAAGGAAGCTGATGCTCAGCCTGGTTGCTGATTTCCAACAGAATAAGGCTTTGGTTCTTAACCCACAGTTTTTGCAGGGGATCAAAAGCATACTCACTGACTCAAGCTTGGATAAG GAATTCATTGCAAAGGCAATAACTTTGCCAGGTATAGGAGAAATCATGGACATGATGACAGTTGCTGATCCAGATGCCGTTCATGCAGTCCGGACTTTCATCAGGAAGCAACTGGCTTCTGAATTGAAACAAGAATTCCTTATCACT GCTGAGAACAACAGGAGCTCTGGTGCATATGAGTTTGATCATAACAATATGGCACGGCgtgctcttaaaaatattgcTCTTG CTTATCTTGGATTGCTTGAAGACCCAGAAATCACAGAACTTCTCTTGAATGAATACAAAAACGCCACGAACATGACAGATCAGTTTGCAGCTTTAGTGGCTATCGATCAGCAACCTGCAATTCGTGAAGAAATTTTGGCTGACTTCTATAACAAGTGGCAGCATGATTACTTG GTTGTGAACAAGTGGCTTGCACTTCAAGCTATGTCAGACATGCCTGGTAATGTTGAGAATGTCAAGAAACTTCTAAACCATACAGCCTTTGACCTGCGTAATCCGAACAAG GTTTATTCGTTGATCGGAGGATTTTGTGGTTCACCTGTCAACTTCCATAGCAAGGATGGCTCCGGCTACAAGTTCTTGGGAGAACTAGTGGTGCAGCTTGACAAGATAAATCCACAG GTGGCTTCACGAATGGTTTCAGCGTTCTCTAGGTGGAAACGTTATGATGAAACACGACAAAGTCTCGCTAAG GAACAATTGGAGATGATCTTGTCTGCTGACGGACTCTCGGAGAATGTCTTCGAAATTGCATCCAAGAGCTTGGCAgcttga